In the genome of Candidatus Microbacterium phytovorans, one region contains:
- the flgK gene encoding flagellar hook-associated protein FlgK, which yields MSTFSGLSTAASALTAARRGMDLVGQNIANQTTAGYTRQRLETSSVAAVAVSGRFSTGAQPGGGVSIDGIARLGDAVLDARVRDTLAASGYWSTRATASSAAEVSLREPTADGIAHQLTEFWASWQDLANSPDSTAAAATVLTHAQTLAARIADGYRTVAGQWADARSSADMTVSRINAAATEIADLNATIRDAVAAGGAPNELIDRRNLLAQNVARLSGATASVESDGTLTMRIDGNALVSGAHARALTLSGPPSIESTDPLTLSWVSDGDLVVSSAGGELGGLLSVLAPAGEGGVLAGLADDINALATALADAVNTQHRAGVTATGVPGGDFFSLAAGIPAALGLGVIPTGRADLALAAPGAGPLDGSNADALSGVGGLAGGPDDLWGDVVARLAVGTAADAGRAGRADAAATAAVIAQQSVAGVDNDEETVSLLTFQTAYQAAARVLTAVDEALDVLINRTGLVGR from the coding sequence ATGTCGACATTCAGCGGACTGAGCACGGCCGCGAGCGCCCTCACGGCGGCTCGCCGCGGGATGGACCTCGTCGGTCAGAACATCGCGAACCAGACGACGGCGGGATACACGCGCCAGCGGCTGGAGACGTCGTCGGTCGCGGCGGTCGCCGTGTCGGGGCGCTTCTCCACCGGAGCGCAACCGGGAGGAGGCGTCTCGATCGACGGGATCGCGCGCCTCGGGGATGCCGTGCTCGACGCCCGCGTGCGCGACACCCTCGCCGCCTCCGGCTACTGGTCGACGCGGGCCACGGCATCCTCGGCTGCCGAGGTGAGCCTCCGGGAGCCGACCGCCGACGGGATCGCCCACCAGCTCACCGAGTTCTGGGCGTCGTGGCAGGACCTCGCCAACTCGCCCGACTCGACCGCCGCCGCCGCCACCGTCCTCACGCACGCGCAGACCCTCGCCGCCCGCATCGCCGACGGATACCGCACGGTCGCCGGCCAGTGGGCCGACGCCCGCTCCTCGGCCGACATGACGGTGTCGCGGATCAACGCCGCCGCCACCGAGATCGCCGACCTGAACGCCACCATCCGCGACGCCGTCGCCGCCGGCGGCGCACCCAACGAGCTCATCGACCGGCGGAACCTCCTCGCCCAGAACGTCGCCCGTCTGTCGGGGGCCACGGCATCCGTCGAGTCCGACGGCACGCTCACGATGCGCATCGACGGGAACGCGCTCGTCTCGGGTGCGCACGCTCGGGCTCTCACGCTGTCCGGTCCGCCGTCGATCGAGTCGACCGACCCGCTGACGCTCTCGTGGGTGTCCGACGGCGACCTCGTCGTATCCTCCGCCGGGGGCGAGCTCGGCGGACTCCTCTCGGTGCTCGCGCCCGCCGGCGAGGGCGGCGTCCTCGCCGGTCTCGCGGACGACATCAACGCGCTCGCGACCGCCCTCGCGGATGCCGTCAACACGCAGCACCGGGCAGGCGTCACCGCCACGGGCGTGCCCGGTGGCGACTTCTTCTCGCTCGCCGCCGGCATCCCCGCGGCCCTGGGCCTCGGCGTCATCCCCACCGGGCGCGCCGACCTCGCCCTCGCCGCGCCGGGGGCGGGGCCGCTGGACGGATCGAACGCCGACGCGCTCTCCGGAGTCGGCGGACTGGCGGGCGGACCCGACGACCTGTGGGGCGACGTCGTCGCCCGCCTCGCCGTGGGCACGGCCGCTGACGCGGGTCGCGCCGGACGGGCCGACGCGGCTGCGACTGCCGCCGTCATCGCGCAGCAGTCGGTCGCCGGGGTCGACAACGACGAGGAGACGGTGAGCCTCCTCACGTTCCAGACCGCGTACCAGGCCGCCGCGCGCGTGCTGACGGC
- the flgN gene encoding flagellar export chaperone FlgN, with protein MGANELSMQLWRERELLEMLIFKLEEQRLLLESGGMRWIHFSTREIEQVLERLRESGLGRDVEVAALAREWGVAEPATLNQLLDAAPTESWREIFSDHRVALTSLMSEVAQLKGSNEVHLRAAGRVVEETLAGLDSSAGVYDTHGGRAREDQARIVDREM; from the coding sequence ATGGGAGCCAACGAGTTGTCGATGCAGCTGTGGCGAGAGCGCGAGTTGCTGGAGATGCTCATCTTCAAACTCGAGGAACAGCGACTGCTGCTCGAGTCGGGTGGGATGAGGTGGATCCACTTCTCGACGCGCGAGATCGAGCAGGTGCTCGAGCGCCTGCGCGAGTCCGGGCTCGGCCGCGACGTCGAGGTCGCCGCGCTCGCCCGGGAGTGGGGGGTCGCCGAACCGGCCACCCTCAACCAGCTGCTGGATGCCGCGCCCACCGAGTCGTGGCGGGAGATCTTCAGCGACCACCGCGTCGCACTCACCTCGCTCATGAGCGAGGTCGCGCAGCTCAAGGGATCGAACGAGGTGCACCTGCGCGCCGCCGGTCGCGTCGTCGAGGAGACGCTCGCGGGACTGGACTCGAGTGCGGGCGTGTACGACACGCACGGCGGACGGGCGCGCGAGGACCAGGCGCGCATCGTGGACAGAGAGATGTGA
- a CDS encoding sigma-70 family RNA polymerase sigma factor, which translates to MPGSTQRNSLIEENLPLVGYLARELHSRATHVPLEDLASVGALALVTAADAFDPSLGVPFGAYARRRILGAFADEMRSMDWASRGIRKRIKETTAVRDTLTASLGRAATADEIAATMGLPRETVVEALDDAARTVTSLDDSTVHEVPAGMILPDESVVVKERREALARAVQALPERMRRIVHAVYVDERPVKEIAEELGVSHSAVSQQRAEAVRLLHDALERDTEGADMTPVSRVSLDARDAYFARIDALDPRRRSLNTPSATAATA; encoded by the coding sequence ATGCCTGGCAGTACCCAACGCAATTCCCTGATCGAAGAGAACCTCCCGCTCGTGGGATATCTCGCTCGAGAACTCCACTCGCGCGCCACCCACGTGCCGCTCGAGGACCTCGCCTCCGTCGGCGCGCTCGCTCTCGTGACGGCCGCCGACGCCTTCGACCCGAGCCTCGGCGTGCCCTTCGGCGCGTACGCACGCCGGCGCATCCTCGGCGCGTTCGCCGACGAGATGCGCTCGATGGACTGGGCCTCCCGCGGCATCCGGAAGCGCATCAAGGAGACCACCGCGGTGCGCGACACGCTCACGGCGAGCCTCGGCCGCGCCGCCACGGCCGACGAGATCGCCGCGACGATGGGACTCCCCCGGGAGACGGTCGTCGAGGCGCTCGACGACGCGGCCCGCACCGTGACGAGCCTTGACGACTCGACCGTCCACGAGGTGCCGGCCGGCATGATCCTCCCCGACGAATCGGTCGTCGTGAAGGAGCGGCGCGAGGCCCTGGCCCGCGCCGTCCAGGCCCTGCCCGAGCGGATGCGGCGCATCGTCCACGCCGTCTACGTCGACGAACGACCCGTGAAGGAGATCGCCGAAGAGCTCGGTGTCTCCCACTCCGCCGTCTCGCAGCAGCGTGCCGAAGCGGTGCGACTGCTCCACGACGCCCTCGAGCGCGACACCGAGGGCGCCGACATGACGCCCGTCTCCCGCGTGTCCCTCGACGCGCGCGACGCCTACTTCGCCCGCATCGACGCCCTCGATCCGCGCCGCCGCTCCCTCAACACCCCGTCGGCGACCGCCGCGACCGCCTGA
- the fliD gene encoding flagellar filament capping protein FliD, whose amino-acid sequence MAISLDGLASKLDTTAIINALMDVEKIPRTLLSAKSDDRKVVISHLQSLNTSLQDLFTRAKAAAGATALAQVSATSSDTSVTVTPSAGVASLSTQLVVDRVATAHSVVSAAVTGIPGSPPVLTIETSDGELVEVHPTSGSPADVARALTAAGAGVTASAVAAGTDGDGNPLFRLQLTATTTGAAGAFRVHLGDAAAVAGGTAVDLAEQPGAAVVTAGADAQVRLWAGTAAEQTVTSASNTFTDLFPGIDVSVSTVTASPVTITVSADPEARTKAASAFVTQIAAVLATIAKGSSATPATTAGENTTLGVFTGDSTVRALRQALANAVQYPVDGQSPSTIGISIDRTGTLTFDADAFADALAKDPAAVEAVFSGIATRVQEVTEQYSDKYDGLLTARITGQQDEVKRITEQLDRWDVRLEQRRATLERTYAAMETMLSRLQSQSSYLTSQIDGLSSGSDS is encoded by the coding sequence GTGGCCATCTCGCTGGACGGCCTCGCGTCGAAACTGGACACGACGGCGATCATCAACGCCCTCATGGACGTCGAGAAGATCCCGCGCACCCTGCTGAGCGCGAAGTCCGACGACCGCAAGGTCGTCATCTCCCACCTGCAGTCGCTCAACACCTCGCTGCAAGACCTTTTCACGCGCGCGAAGGCCGCCGCCGGTGCGACGGCGCTCGCGCAGGTGTCGGCGACGTCGTCCGACACCTCGGTGACCGTGACGCCCAGCGCCGGCGTCGCCTCCCTCTCGACCCAGCTCGTCGTCGACCGGGTCGCCACGGCGCACAGCGTCGTGAGCGCTGCCGTCACCGGCATCCCGGGGAGTCCGCCCGTCCTCACGATCGAGACCTCCGACGGGGAGCTCGTGGAGGTGCACCCGACGTCGGGGTCGCCCGCCGATGTCGCCCGCGCGTTGACCGCCGCCGGCGCCGGGGTGACGGCATCCGCGGTCGCCGCCGGCACCGACGGCGACGGGAACCCGCTCTTCCGGCTGCAGCTGACGGCGACCACGACCGGTGCGGCGGGCGCGTTCCGCGTGCACCTCGGGGATGCCGCGGCCGTCGCGGGCGGCACCGCCGTCGACCTGGCCGAGCAGCCGGGCGCCGCCGTCGTCACCGCCGGTGCCGACGCGCAGGTGCGCCTGTGGGCGGGGACGGCGGCCGAGCAGACCGTGACGTCGGCGAGCAACACCTTCACCGACCTCTTCCCGGGGATCGACGTGTCGGTGTCGACCGTGACCGCGTCGCCCGTCACGATCACCGTCAGCGCCGACCCGGAGGCGCGCACGAAAGCAGCCTCCGCGTTCGTGACGCAGATCGCGGCCGTGCTCGCGACGATCGCGAAGGGGTCGAGCGCGACTCCCGCCACGACCGCGGGCGAGAACACGACGCTGGGCGTCTTCACGGGCGACAGCACGGTGCGGGCCCTGCGGCAGGCGCTCGCCAACGCCGTGCAGTATCCGGTGGACGGCCAGTCGCCGTCGACGATCGGCATCTCGATCGACCGGACGGGAACGCTCACCTTCGACGCCGACGCCTTCGCCGACGCACTGGCGAAAGACCCGGCCGCCGTCGAGGCGGTGTTCTCCGGCATCGCGACCCGCGTACAGGAGGTGACCGAGCAGTACTCCGACAAGTACGACGGGCTGCTCACCGCCCGCATCACGGGGCAGCAGGACGAGGTGAAGCGGATCACCGAGCAGCTCGACCGGTGGGACGTGCGCCTCGAACAGCGTCGCGCGACGCTGGAGCGCACGTACGCCGCGATGGAGACGATGCTCTCGCGGCTGCAGTCGCAGTCGTCGTACCTCACGTCGCAGATCGACGGCCTCTCCTCCGGGAGCGACTCGTGA
- the fliS gene encoding flagellar export chaperone FliS: MNPALRAQQRYREEAILSASPQRLLTMLYDRLVLDVERGEAAQLRGDWDTANTELQHAQQIVVELAGSLSDDWAGSADLRAVYGYLTRTLIGANIGRDAVRTRECLELLLPLRDAWHAAADALAVV, encoded by the coding sequence GTGAACCCGGCCCTGCGGGCGCAGCAGCGCTACCGCGAGGAGGCCATCCTGTCGGCGAGCCCGCAGCGACTGCTCACGATGCTCTACGACCGGCTGGTGCTCGACGTCGAACGCGGTGAGGCGGCGCAGCTGCGCGGCGACTGGGACACGGCCAACACCGAGCTGCAGCACGCGCAGCAGATCGTCGTCGAACTGGCGGGCTCACTGTCGGACGACTGGGCGGGCAGCGCCGACCTCCGCGCCGTCTACGGCTACCTCACCCGCACCCTCATCGGCGCGAACATCGGGCGGGATGCCGTCCGCACGCGTGAGTGCCTCGAGCTCCTCCTGCCGCTGCGCGACGCGTGGCATGCGGCCGCGGATGCCCTGGCGGTCGTGTGA
- a CDS encoding flagellar basal body protein, translated as MLESVTTAALTSALDGLSQRQRAIADNIANVNTAGYHAKIVSFERELAASVARGDGHVAASVSESTAATRLNGNNVELDTETLANIDTVLRFQFASQAVGGAFSSVQTALRTS; from the coding sequence GTGCTCGAATCAGTGACCACCGCCGCGCTCACGAGCGCACTCGACGGGCTGTCGCAGCGCCAACGCGCCATCGCCGACAACATCGCCAACGTCAACACCGCCGGCTACCACGCGAAGATCGTGTCGTTCGAGCGGGAGCTCGCGGCATCCGTCGCACGGGGTGACGGCCACGTCGCCGCGTCCGTGTCGGAGTCGACGGCCGCGACCAGGCTCAACGGCAACAACGTCGAGCTGGACACCGAGACCCTCGCCAACATCGACACCGTGCTGCGGTTCCAGTTCGCCTCGCAGGCGGTCGGCGGGGCGTTCTCGTCGGTGCAGACGGCGCTGAGGACATCATGA
- a CDS encoding flagellar basal body rod C-terminal domain-containing protein — translation MTFDAIGIAGSGMTAHRVWLDALSDNISNMNTAVSGDEEAFRQRYVAVQADDARGGVDVAGVVWGSGEGRLVYEPTNPLANEAGYVRYPDIDLGEQMSYLILAQRGYQANAAVVDRAKTSYEAALQIGRR, via the coding sequence ATGACGTTCGACGCCATCGGCATCGCGGGCTCCGGCATGACCGCGCATCGCGTGTGGCTGGACGCCCTCAGCGACAACATCTCCAACATGAACACGGCCGTCTCCGGCGACGAGGAGGCGTTCCGTCAGCGGTACGTCGCCGTGCAGGCCGACGATGCGCGTGGCGGTGTCGACGTCGCGGGAGTCGTCTGGGGCAGCGGCGAGGGCCGCCTCGTCTACGAACCGACCAACCCGCTCGCCAACGAGGCCGGGTACGTGCGCTACCCCGACATCGATCTGGGCGAGCAGATGAGCTATCTCATCCTCGCCCAGCGCGGCTACCAGGCCAACGCCGCCGTCGTCGACCGCGCCAAGACCTCGTACGAGGCAGCGCTGCAGATCGGGAGGCGCTGA
- the fliE gene encoding flagellar hook-basal body complex protein FliE, with protein MPPLSGISGIDASSLPLPSLTSSPTDADASFGESITGAIDDLRSLQSTSNALSVAAVTGDLDDIHSAMIASTRASVTLELVAAVRNKGVEAFNEIMRMQA; from the coding sequence ATGCCGCCGCTGTCCGGGATCTCGGGGATCGACGCATCGTCGCTGCCCCTCCCCTCGCTCACGTCCTCGCCCACCGACGCGGACGCCTCCTTCGGCGAGAGCATCACGGGTGCGATCGACGATCTGCGCAGCCTCCAGTCCACGTCGAACGCACTGAGCGTCGCAGCCGTCACCGGTGACCTCGACGACATCCATTCCGCGATGATCGCGTCGACCCGGGCGTCGGTCACCCTCGAGCTGGTCGCGGCCGTGCGCAACAAGGGCGTCGAGGCGTTCAACGAGATCATGCGGATGCAAGCCTGA
- the fliF gene encoding flagellar basal-body MS-ring/collar protein FliF yields MPAAVTSAFGRLRAAVSSFSLAQRTIAIIGIAVLVMGAVALSSWLSRPAMSPLFSGLGAEDASAVVEQLRAASVPYELADGGSTVLVAEADVYEQRLAAAASGLPRARTDGYSLFDTMGVTSSEFQQSVTYKRAIEGELARTIGALDNVTTASVQLAIPEESVFVSEKVDPTASVFIETANSTTLSTEQVEAIVHLTSAAVSGMKPEDVAVIDSTGRTLSAVGGDLTRGTDQQAGAYEVRTAANVQDLLDTVVGAGHATVSVSAVMEHATSERIDETYVPVEGAPPATEETSSETYTGTGADPGVLGAEVAAGAGDGGTYESTQATRTNVINKSVESTTTPAGALTRQTVAVAVDAAAAEGLDVDQLTALVTTAAGIDPDRGDAVTVEVVPFSAAAATDAQAALEAAREAEAAERAAETTRIAVIAGAVLFAVVVGIVTLVVVNRRRRRAAESRVLTLTPVSEPLDAFDAMTQGLPTPQLDPITPDLLATAALEPDPEPELSQVTLDRRRAEIGDFARRDPAKAADLLRQLVRDRQDA; encoded by the coding sequence ATGCCCGCCGCCGTCACGTCCGCCTTCGGCCGCCTGCGCGCCGCCGTCTCCTCTTTCTCCCTCGCCCAGCGCACCATCGCGATCATCGGGATCGCCGTACTCGTGATGGGCGCTGTCGCGTTGTCCAGCTGGCTGTCGCGCCCCGCGATGTCGCCCCTCTTCTCCGGCCTCGGCGCGGAAGACGCGAGCGCCGTCGTCGAGCAGCTGCGCGCGGCATCCGTGCCCTACGAGCTCGCCGACGGCGGCTCGACGGTGCTCGTCGCCGAGGCCGACGTGTACGAGCAGCGGCTCGCGGCCGCGGCGTCGGGGCTGCCCCGCGCCCGCACCGATGGGTACTCCCTGTTCGACACGATGGGGGTGACGAGCTCCGAGTTCCAGCAGTCGGTCACGTACAAGCGGGCGATCGAGGGCGAGTTGGCGCGCACGATCGGGGCGCTCGACAACGTCACGACGGCGTCGGTGCAGCTCGCGATCCCCGAGGAGAGCGTGTTCGTCTCCGAGAAGGTCGACCCGACGGCATCCGTGTTCATCGAGACCGCGAACAGCACGACGCTGTCGACCGAGCAGGTCGAGGCGATCGTGCACCTGACGTCGGCCGCGGTCAGCGGCATGAAGCCCGAAGACGTCGCCGTCATCGACAGCACGGGACGCACACTGTCCGCCGTCGGGGGCGACCTCACCCGCGGGACGGATCAGCAGGCGGGCGCCTACGAGGTGCGCACGGCGGCGAACGTGCAGGACCTGCTCGACACGGTCGTCGGCGCGGGCCACGCGACCGTCTCGGTCTCGGCCGTCATGGAGCACGCGACGAGCGAACGCATCGACGAGACCTACGTGCCCGTCGAAGGCGCCCCGCCCGCCACCGAGGAGACCTCGTCCGAGACCTACACGGGCACCGGAGCCGACCCCGGCGTGCTGGGCGCGGAGGTCGCGGCGGGGGCCGGCGACGGCGGAACCTACGAGTCCACGCAAGCGACCCGCACGAACGTCATCAACAAGTCGGTCGAGAGCACGACGACGCCCGCCGGGGCGCTCACCCGCCAGACCGTCGCGGTCGCCGTCGATGCGGCCGCCGCGGAAGGCCTCGACGTCGACCAGCTGACTGCGCTGGTCACCACCGCCGCCGGCATCGATCCCGACCGCGGGGATGCCGTGACCGTCGAGGTCGTGCCGTTCAGCGCGGCGGCCGCCACCGACGCGCAGGCGGCGCTGGAGGCGGCACGCGAGGCGGAGGCCGCCGAGCGCGCGGCCGAGACGACCCGCATCGCGGTCATCGCCGGGGCGGTGCTGTTCGCGGTCGTCGTGGGCATCGTCACGCTCGTCGTGGTGAACCGCCGGCGCCGCCGGGCGGCGGAGTCGCGCGTGCTGACGCTCACGCCGGTCAGCGAACCGCTCGACGCATTCGACGCCATGACGCAGGGGCTGCCGACGCCGCAGCTCGACCCGATCACGCCCGATCTCCTCGCGACGGCCGCCCTCGAGCCCGACCCGGAGCCGGAGCTCAGCCAGGTGACCCTCGATCGCCGCCGCGCCGAGATCGGCGACTTTGCGCGCCGCGACCCGGCGAAGGCCGCCGACCTGCTCCGCCAGCTCGTCCGCGATCGGCAGGACGCATGA
- the fliG gene encoding flagellar motor switch protein FliG — translation MSALTGAQTAAVVMMNLDRSLAVEVMKHLGDDEAEAIAAEIIRLRDLDAETTNAALTDFHRVAQGHLPPARGGRDLATGLLEASFGSERAAGVLTKVSSAMTGSSFDFLTAIEPAQIASVVESELPQTIALVLAHLPVDRAAAVLAELSDPARTDVAHAIATMGTASQDAVSIVAGALRARSGVFATRDSRETLGGVQPLVDIINRSDATVEKALLSNLEARDSSLAEDIRSRMFTFADLVVLDDRDAQRVLRGIEIRVLALALKGAPQEVAAVIRRNMTERNRETLDEESRVLGSVRVSQVEEARAEIVRTIRSLAADGDIRVRRGDEDEYVA, via the coding sequence ATGAGTGCACTGACGGGAGCCCAGACGGCCGCGGTCGTGATGATGAACCTCGACCGCAGTCTCGCCGTCGAGGTCATGAAGCATCTCGGCGACGACGAGGCCGAGGCGATCGCGGCGGAGATCATCCGCCTGCGCGATCTCGACGCCGAGACGACCAATGCGGCCCTCACCGACTTCCACCGCGTCGCACAGGGCCACCTCCCGCCGGCACGGGGCGGTCGCGATCTCGCTACGGGACTGCTGGAGGCGTCGTTCGGCTCGGAGCGGGCGGCCGGCGTGCTGACGAAGGTGTCGTCGGCGATGACCGGCTCGTCGTTCGACTTCCTCACGGCGATCGAGCCGGCCCAGATCGCCTCGGTCGTCGAGAGCGAACTGCCGCAGACGATCGCCCTCGTGCTCGCCCACCTGCCGGTCGACCGCGCCGCCGCTGTGCTCGCGGAGCTGTCCGACCCGGCGCGCACCGACGTCGCCCACGCGATCGCGACGATGGGCACGGCGTCACAGGATGCCGTGTCGATCGTCGCGGGTGCCCTCCGTGCCCGGTCGGGGGTGTTCGCGACGCGCGACTCCCGCGAGACGCTCGGCGGGGTGCAGCCGCTCGTGGACATCATCAACCGCTCCGATGCGACGGTGGAGAAAGCGCTGCTGTCCAACCTCGAGGCGCGCGACAGCAGCCTGGCCGAAGACATCCGCTCCCGCATGTTCACGTTCGCCGACCTCGTCGTGCTCGACGACCGTGACGCGCAGCGGGTGCTCCGCGGCATCGAGATCCGTGTGCTGGCGCTCGCGCTGAAGGGCGCCCCGCAGGAGGTCGCCGCCGTCATCCGTCGGAACATGACCGAACGCAACCGCGAGACGCTCGACGAGGAGTCGCGCGTGCTCGGTTCGGTGCGGGTGTCGCAGGTGGAGGAGGCGCGGGCCGAGATCGTCCGCACCATCCGCAGCCTCGCCGCCGACGGCGACATCCGCGTGCGACGCGGCGACGAGGACGAGTATGTCGCCTGA
- a CDS encoding FliH/SctL family protein: MSPEPAAPIPFVRREIPRLTPAGSDRERERARAQGHALGYAEGLRIATAEAAEAAERADAERRSARATDAAAAAEARAGLEKAAASLRDRLDMIAGLAEEKIWTLALDVAEAILARELSHPVHAARVAVSRAERAVGESADAVVVLSADDLATLERLGEVPEGVAIESSPALASGDAVVRVSDGDIDLRVAEALARARAALAEETT; encoded by the coding sequence ATGTCGCCTGAACCCGCCGCCCCGATCCCCTTCGTGCGTCGGGAGATCCCCCGACTGACCCCCGCCGGCAGCGACCGGGAACGCGAACGCGCCCGCGCGCAGGGACACGCCCTCGGGTACGCGGAGGGTCTGCGGATCGCCACCGCCGAAGCCGCCGAGGCGGCGGAGCGCGCGGATGCCGAACGCCGCAGCGCGCGGGCGACCGACGCGGCGGCCGCCGCCGAGGCACGGGCCGGGCTCGAGAAGGCCGCGGCATCCCTCCGCGATCGACTCGACATGATCGCCGGGCTCGCCGAGGAGAAGATCTGGACCCTCGCGCTCGACGTGGCCGAGGCGATCCTCGCGCGGGAGCTGTCGCACCCTGTGCACGCCGCCCGCGTCGCGGTGTCCCGCGCCGAGCGTGCGGTCGGCGAATCCGCGGATGCCGTCGTCGTGCTCAGCGCGGACGACCTCGCCACCCTGGAGCGACTCGGCGAGGTGCCCGAGGGCGTCGCGATCGAATCCTCGCCCGCGCTCGCGTCGGGCGACGCGGTCGTGCGCGTGTCGGACGGCGACATCGACCTGCGCGTCGCGGAGGCGCTCGCCCGGGCACGGGCCGCCCTGGCGGAGGAGACGACGTGA
- a CDS encoding FliI/YscN family ATPase — MSGWGAILDAARPERTGTVSRVVGLGVEVRGLTGAVGDLVTIGDDVTAEVVAAERGALRCMPLTVSDGIRVGERARSQAGRVRVPVGAGVLGRIIDGLGRPIDDLGPLTAPRVGLDHEPPPVMERVRIAEPLATGVRAIDTLTPIGRGQRMGLFAGSGVGKSSLLSMIARGSGADANVIALVGERGREVREFIEDDLGPEGLARSVVVVSTSDQPALARLRAASTATRIAEAFRDAGGHVMLMMDSLTRVAMAQREIGLAAGEPPATRGYPPSTFPVLARLLERAGTDRQGSITGVYTVLVEGDDHNEPVADTVRSILDGHVVLDRSLAVTGHHPAIDVLGSVSRLEGKVAAPHQRALAARLRTVLAARQDARDLIGIGAYRAGADPRVDAAIAHERDITAFLTQSLDERSTPEQSWRRLDDLVASFGDLS, encoded by the coding sequence GTGAGCGGCTGGGGTGCGATCCTCGACGCCGCCCGCCCCGAGCGGACGGGCACTGTATCGCGCGTCGTCGGGCTGGGCGTCGAGGTGCGCGGCCTCACGGGCGCCGTCGGCGACCTCGTCACGATCGGCGACGACGTGACAGCCGAGGTGGTCGCCGCCGAGCGGGGAGCGCTGCGGTGCATGCCGCTGACGGTGAGCGACGGCATCCGGGTCGGCGAGCGCGCACGATCGCAGGCGGGCCGGGTGCGTGTGCCCGTGGGCGCGGGCGTGCTCGGCCGCATCATCGACGGCCTGGGTCGACCGATCGACGACCTCGGGCCCCTCACGGCGCCGCGCGTGGGGCTGGACCACGAGCCGCCACCCGTCATGGAGCGGGTGCGGATCGCCGAGCCGCTCGCGACGGGCGTGCGTGCGATCGACACGCTCACCCCGATCGGCCGCGGCCAGCGCATGGGGCTGTTCGCCGGTTCCGGCGTGGGCAAGTCGTCGCTGCTGTCGATGATCGCCCGCGGGTCGGGCGCCGACGCGAACGTGATCGCCCTGGTCGGCGAGCGCGGCCGCGAGGTGCGCGAGTTCATCGAGGACGACCTCGGCCCCGAGGGCCTGGCTCGGTCGGTCGTCGTGGTGTCGACCTCGGATCAGCCGGCGCTCGCACGGCTGCGCGCCGCGTCGACCGCTACGCGCATCGCGGAGGCGTTCCGGGATGCCGGGGGCCACGTCATGCTGATGATGGATTCGCTCACACGGGTGGCGATGGCGCAGCGCGAGATCGGCCTGGCGGCGGGCGAACCCCCCGCGACGCGCGGCTATCCGCCGTCCACGTTCCCGGTGCTCGCGCGGCTCCTGGAGCGGGCCGGCACCGACCGGCAGGGGTCGATCACGGGCGTGTACACGGTGCTCGTGGAGGGTGACGACCACAACGAGCCCGTGGCGGACACGGTCCGCTCGATCCTCGACGGCCACGTCGTGCTCGACCGATCCCTCGCTGTGACGGGCCACCACCCCGCGATCGACGTGCTGGGCTCGGTCTCGCGCCTGGAGGGCAAGGTCGCCGCCCCGCACCAGCGCGCCCTCGCCGCGCGCCTGCGCACGGTCCTCGCCGCACGTCAGGACGCCCGCGACCTCATCGGTATCGGCGCCTACCGGGCGGGGGCCGACCCGCGGGTCGACGCGGCGATCGCCCACGAACGCGACATCACGGCGTTCCTCACCCAGTCCCTCGACGAGCGGTCGACCCCGGAGCAGTCCTGGCGCCGACTCGACGACCTCGTCGCCTCGTTCGGAGACCTCTCATGA